The following coding sequences lie in one Corynebacterium humireducens NBRC 106098 = DSM 45392 genomic window:
- a CDS encoding NADH:flavin oxidoreductase/NADH oxidase, whose amino-acid sequence MTLLFSPLRLRDLEIRNRAWMPPMCQYHAFDSDGTPEDWHLVHYGARAAGGFGLLIAEATGVVPEGRISPLCTGLWNDRQEKAWARIVQFVHAQGAKMGIQLNHAGRKASTTPWRPGLGEGTVPVGHGGWHTIGPSAVAQEGLDAPREMSAEEIAAIPGQFAAAAERAVRAGFDTVEIHGAHGYLLHQFLTPLANRRTDEWGGSFENRTRLFLAVVAAVRAVIPEGMPLLVRISATDWIDGAWDLEQSVRLAALLRDAGVDLIDVSTGGAAPAKIPTGPGFQVPFAETIRREAGIPTAAVGMITEPEQAEEILREDRADVILIGRAALRESGWALRAAHELGLERGEIPYPGSYWRATWRR is encoded by the coding sequence ATGACGCTACTTTTCTCGCCGCTGCGCCTGCGCGATCTGGAGATCCGCAACCGGGCGTGGATGCCGCCCATGTGCCAGTACCACGCCTTCGATTCCGACGGCACCCCCGAGGACTGGCACCTCGTCCACTACGGCGCCCGCGCCGCCGGCGGTTTCGGCCTCCTCATCGCGGAGGCGACCGGCGTGGTCCCCGAGGGGCGCATCTCCCCGCTCTGCACCGGCCTGTGGAACGACCGCCAGGAGAAGGCCTGGGCGCGCATCGTCCAGTTCGTCCACGCGCAGGGCGCGAAGATGGGCATCCAGCTCAACCACGCCGGTCGCAAGGCGTCCACCACCCCCTGGCGTCCGGGCCTGGGCGAGGGCACCGTCCCCGTCGGCCACGGCGGCTGGCACACCATCGGTCCCTCCGCCGTCGCGCAGGAGGGTCTCGACGCGCCCCGCGAGATGAGTGCCGAGGAGATCGCGGCGATCCCCGGTCAGTTCGCCGCCGCCGCCGAACGTGCGGTGCGGGCGGGTTTCGACACCGTCGAGATCCACGGCGCCCACGGCTACCTGCTCCACCAGTTCCTCACTCCCCTGGCGAACCGGCGCACCGACGAGTGGGGCGGCTCCTTCGAGAACCGCACCCGCCTCTTCCTCGCCGTCGTCGCGGCGGTGCGGGCGGTCATCCCGGAGGGCATGCCGCTGCTGGTGCGCATCTCCGCCACCGACTGGATCGACGGCGCATGGGACCTCGAGCAGTCCGTGCGTCTCGCCGCACTGCTTCGCGACGCCGGTGTCGACCTCATCGACGTCTCCACCGGCGGTGCCGCCCCGGCGAAGATCCCCACCGGCCCCGGTTTCCAGGTGCCCTTCGCGGAGACGATCCGCCGGGAGGCCGGCATACCGACGGCCGCCGTCGGCATGATCACCGAACCGGAGCAGGCCGAGGAGATCCTCCGGGAGGACCGGGCCGACGTCATCCTCATCGGCCGCGCGGCCCTCCGCGAGTCCGGGTGGGCGCTGCGTGCCGCCCACGAGCTCGGACTGGAGCGGG
- a CDS encoding bile acid:sodium symporter family protein, with protein MLSLLRRTDPLILLIIAAVVVAIIVPARGDFAEWFSTATNIAIAFLFFLYGARLSTQEAVKGLLHWRLHLLILAFTFLVFPVIGVALRPLGGLIGEDMYLGILFMTLVPSTVQSSVAFTSIAKGNYAGAIVAASASNLAGVFLTPLLVMLLMSGAGTIHVDTQVFIDIAVLLLLPFVLGQVLRRWVKGFAANKATKIVDRGSITMVVYSAFSAGMVAGVWSDVSVGQIVFLIVFSIVLVAIMLWLTRFSAEKLGFNQKDMKAIQFCGTKKSLATGLPMASVIFGGASIGLLILPLMIFHQVQLMMCSWLAARYARQAPPRKPVVLHS; from the coding sequence ATGTTGTCCCTTCTCAGGCGGACTGACCCGCTCATCCTTCTCATCATCGCGGCGGTGGTGGTGGCGATCATCGTGCCCGCCCGCGGCGACTTCGCGGAGTGGTTCTCCACTGCGACGAACATCGCCATCGCGTTCCTCTTCTTCCTCTACGGCGCCCGCCTGTCGACGCAGGAGGCGGTGAAGGGTCTCCTGCACTGGCGGCTGCACCTGCTCATCCTGGCGTTCACGTTCCTGGTGTTCCCGGTCATCGGCGTGGCCCTGCGCCCCCTCGGCGGGCTGATCGGCGAGGACATGTACCTGGGCATCCTCTTCATGACGCTGGTGCCCTCGACCGTGCAGTCCTCGGTGGCGTTCACGTCGATCGCGAAGGGCAACTACGCCGGCGCGATCGTCGCGGCCAGCGCCTCGAACCTGGCGGGTGTGTTCCTCACGCCGCTGCTGGTGATGCTGCTCATGTCGGGGGCGGGCACGATCCACGTGGACACGCAGGTGTTCATCGACATCGCCGTGCTCCTCCTCCTGCCCTTCGTCCTGGGCCAGGTCCTGCGCCGCTGGGTCAAGGGCTTCGCCGCGAACAAGGCCACGAAGATCGTAGACCGCGGCTCGATCACCATGGTCGTGTACTCGGCGTTCTCCGCGGGCATGGTCGCCGGCGTCTGGTCGGATGTGTCGGTGGGGCAGATCGTTTTCCTCATCGTCTTCTCGATCGTCCTGGTCGCCATCATGCTGTGGCTGACCCGTTTCTCCGCGGAGAAGCTGGGCTTCAACCAGAAGGACATGAAGGCCATCCAGTTCTGCGGCACCAAGAAGTCGCTCGCGACCGGCCTGCCGATGGCGTCGGTCATCTTCGGCGGCGCGAGCATCGGTCTGCTCATCCTGCCGCTGATGATCTTCCACCAGGTGCAGCTCATGATGTGCTCCTGGTTGGCGGCGCGTTACGCCCGCCAGGCACCGCCCCGCAAGCCGGTGGTCCTGCACTCCTGA
- a CDS encoding branched-chain amino acid transporter permease translates to MYGLPEGVTLTQTLAVLLPIGVVTVALRWLPFAFVRALRDNQFFGLLARMMPVGVMTVLVVYTLLGQRSAPGGLAAALIGVAVTLGLHAWRRDSGLSILGGTLAYMGLVNLVF, encoded by the coding sequence ATGTACGGGCTTCCCGAGGGGGTCACCCTCACCCAGACGTTGGCGGTCCTGCTGCCCATCGGGGTGGTCACGGTGGCGCTGCGCTGGCTGCCCTTCGCCTTTGTCAGGGCGCTGCGCGACAACCAGTTCTTCGGTCTGCTCGCCCGGATGATGCCGGTGGGAGTGATGACCGTGCTGGTGGTGTACACGCTCCTCGGGCAGCGTTCGGCGCCCGGTGGCCTGGCGGCGGCCCTCATCGGGGTCGCGGTGACCCTGGGGCTGCACGCCTGGCGGCGGGACTCTGGGCTCTCGATCCTCGGAGGAACCCTGGCCTACATGGGCCTGGTCAACCTCGTCTTCTAG
- a CDS encoding AzlC family ABC transporter permease: MTPAFPDVRAGLRDAWAVALGLVPLGLAFGLLMTQVGFAWWWTPVFSVLIYAGSMEFLAVNLVLAGVGPLSTALTAFMVNFRHIFYGLTFPRHLVRGRAGRAYSTYSLTDESYAIASAHPPRSGTQVLTIQLFCQAMWVVPGIIGALVGEVIPAGIQGMEFALVALFVVLAWETFRGSRDLSLPLLAGGLALVAGLVLPGQMLMVALSAYFLVLIGRHLSPALDRRLEWRV; the protein is encoded by the coding sequence TTGACCCCCGCGTTCCCTGACGTCCGTGCCGGACTGCGGGACGCCTGGGCCGTCGCGCTCGGGCTGGTCCCCCTGGGGCTGGCCTTCGGCCTGCTGATGACGCAGGTGGGTTTCGCCTGGTGGTGGACGCCGGTCTTCTCGGTGCTCATCTACGCCGGGTCCATGGAGTTCCTGGCGGTCAACCTGGTGCTCGCCGGCGTCGGCCCCCTGTCGACGGCGCTGACCGCCTTCATGGTCAACTTCCGGCACATCTTCTACGGCCTCACCTTCCCCCGGCACCTCGTCCGGGGCCGGGCCGGCCGTGCTTACTCCACGTACTCGCTGACCGACGAGTCCTACGCCATCGCCTCCGCCCACCCTCCGCGCTCCGGTACGCAGGTGCTGACGATCCAGCTCTTCTGCCAGGCGATGTGGGTGGTGCCCGGCATCATCGGGGCGCTCGTCGGTGAGGTCATCCCGGCGGGCATCCAGGGCATGGAGTTCGCACTCGTCGCACTGTTCGTGGTGCTGGCGTGGGAGACCTTCCGGGGCAGCCGGGACCTCTCCCTGCCGCTGCTCGCCGGTGGCCTGGCACTCGTTGCCGGCCTGGTGCTCCCGGGGCAGATGCTCATGGTGGCGCTGAGCGCCTACTTCCTCGTCCTCATCGGCCGGCACCTCTCCCCCGCCCTGGACCGTCGCCTGGAGTGGAGGGTCTGA
- a CDS encoding YqgE/AlgH family protein codes for MSDFYADRLFNALERNEPAPGMLLVAAPGMLSDEFNRSVVLIIEHNEHLTFGVNLASRSDLAVFNVMPDWLPAVAKPQALYIGGPLNQQSVVGLAMTKAGVDMETAPQLNRLANRLAHVDLRADPGDIAELVEGMRLFAGYAEWAPGQLDGEIDRGDWFVTPALPTDVIVPGRTDLWGDVMRRQQPPLPLFSTFPADLMDN; via the coding sequence ATGTCTGATTTCTACGCCGATCGCCTGTTCAACGCCCTTGAGCGCAATGAGCCGGCGCCGGGCATGCTGCTCGTCGCCGCCCCGGGGATGCTGTCGGACGAGTTCAACCGTTCCGTCGTGCTCATCATCGAGCACAACGAGCACCTCACCTTCGGCGTGAACCTGGCGTCGCGCAGTGACCTGGCCGTGTTCAACGTCATGCCGGACTGGCTGCCGGCCGTCGCGAAGCCGCAGGCCCTCTACATCGGTGGCCCCCTCAACCAGCAGTCCGTCGTCGGTCTGGCGATGACCAAGGCGGGCGTCGACATGGAGACGGCCCCGCAGCTCAACCGCCTGGCCAACCGCCTCGCCCACGTCGACCTGCGCGCCGATCCCGGTGACATCGCCGAGCTCGTCGAGGGCATGCGTCTGTTCGCCGGTTACGCCGAGTGGGCGCCCGGCCAGCTCGACGGGGAGATCGACCGCGGCGACTGGTTCGTCACCCCGGCGCTGCCCACCGACGTCATCGTCCCGGGCCGCACCGACCTGTGGGGCGACGTCATGCGCCGCCAGCAGCCGCCGCTGCCGCTCTTCTCGACGTTCCCCGCCGACCTCATGGACAATTGA
- a CDS encoding CCA tRNA nucleotidyltransferase: MSPVDSAVVNADESLTPLALLAQAERTIAGLQDVLGDLVAEFQSRSLPLYLVGGSVRDAILGRLGNDLDFTTPARPDVISSILEGWAGHVWDTGIEFGTVSAAHRGQQVEITTFRSDSYDGVSRNPSVMFGDTLEGDLIRRDFKVNAMAVELLVDDAGQLTARFHDPVGGLQDLVDRRLDTPDAPEISFHDDPLRMLRAARFVSQLGFGVADRVKAAMTDMAGEIGRITAERIQVELDKLMLGESPWTGMNLLVQTGIARHVFPEIPAMQDMKDEHNQHKDVYAHSMQVLRQAIDQEEDGPDLVLRWAALLHDCGKPETRSWNEEGRVTFHHHEVVGAKLVRRRMRALKYSKQMVGDVSQLIYLHMRFYGFGEGQWTDSAVRRYVTDAGELLPRLHKLVRADSTTRNKRKAARLQRTYDHLEERIADIAAREDLARVRPDLDGNEIMEILGLPAGPDVGRAWSFLKELRLERGPLEREEAVAELRAWWAAQN, encoded by the coding sequence GTGTCCCCGGTAGACTCAGCGGTTGTGAACGCGGACGAGTCCCTTACCCCCCTGGCCCTTCTCGCGCAGGCCGAGCGCACGATCGCCGGCCTGCAGGACGTCCTCGGCGACCTGGTCGCCGAGTTCCAGTCCCGCTCCCTACCTCTCTATCTGGTCGGCGGCTCGGTCCGCGACGCCATTCTCGGGCGCCTGGGTAACGACCTCGACTTCACCACGCCCGCCCGCCCCGACGTCATCTCCTCCATTCTGGAGGGCTGGGCCGGACACGTCTGGGACACCGGCATCGAGTTCGGCACCGTCTCCGCCGCGCACCGCGGCCAGCAGGTCGAGATCACCACCTTCCGCTCCGACTCCTACGACGGCGTCTCCCGCAACCCCTCCGTCATGTTCGGCGACACCCTGGAGGGCGATCTCATCCGCCGCGACTTCAAGGTCAACGCCATGGCCGTGGAACTGCTTGTCGACGACGCCGGGCAGCTCACCGCCCGCTTCCACGACCCCGTCGGTGGTCTGCAGGACCTCGTGGACCGCCGCCTGGATACCCCGGACGCCCCGGAGATCTCCTTCCACGACGATCCGCTGCGCATGCTGCGTGCCGCGCGTTTCGTCTCCCAGCTGGGCTTCGGCGTGGCCGACCGCGTGAAGGCCGCCATGACCGACATGGCCGGGGAGATCGGACGCATCACCGCCGAACGTATCCAGGTGGAGCTGGACAAGCTCATGCTCGGCGAGTCCCCGTGGACCGGCATGAACCTGCTCGTGCAGACCGGCATCGCCCGCCACGTGTTCCCCGAGATCCCCGCCATGCAGGACATGAAGGACGAGCACAACCAGCACAAGGACGTCTACGCCCACTCCATGCAGGTGCTCCGCCAGGCCATCGACCAGGAGGAGGACGGCCCCGACCTCGTGCTCCGCTGGGCGGCGTTGCTCCACGACTGCGGCAAGCCCGAGACCCGCTCCTGGAACGAGGAGGGGCGCGTCACCTTCCACCACCACGAGGTGGTCGGCGCGAAGCTGGTGCGCCGCCGCATGCGGGCGCTGAAGTACTCGAAGCAGATGGTCGGCGACGTCTCCCAGCTCATCTACCTGCACATGCGTTTCTACGGCTTCGGTGAGGGCCAGTGGACCGACTCCGCGGTGCGCCGCTACGTCACCGACGCCGGGGAACTGCTCCCCCGCCTGCACAAGCTGGTCCGCGCCGACTCCACCACCCGCAATAAGCGGAAGGCCGCCCGCCTGCAGCGCACCTACGACCACCTGGAGGAGCGCATCGCGGACATCGCCGCCCGTGAGGATCTCGCCCGCGTGCGTCCCGACCTCGACGGCAACGAGATCATGGAGATCCTCGGGCTGCCTGCCGGTCCCGACGTCGGCCGCGCATGGTCCTTCCTCAAGGAGCTGCGCCTCGAGCGGGGCCCCCTCGAGCGGGAGGAGGCCGTCGCGGAACTGCGGGCGTGGTGGGCCGCGCAGAACTGA
- a CDS encoding NUDIX hydrolase, translating into MGMTENDPQGPKRRRRRRSRRRGSGTQGQQQSKQTQQTGEKSEPKTSQRPPQKRRRRPNRNPHRVQKAQKQHRPQQNRMATRDETSAGGLVVSGLAEAVNDAGEVDLSRIYVALIGRLDRRGRLLWSMPKGHVEPGENRRATAEREVWEETGVYGEAFADLGVIDYWFVSEGVRIHKTVHHHLLRFVDGDLNDDDPEVTEVAWIPVSELIEHLAYADERKLARTAHDLLPELAREEKAAGRATPR; encoded by the coding sequence ATGGGGATGACTGAGAATGATCCCCAGGGCCCCAAGCGCCGGCGTCGCCGCCGCTCGCGTCGTCGTGGATCCGGAACTCAGGGACAGCAGCAGTCGAAGCAGACCCAGCAGACTGGTGAGAAGAGCGAGCCGAAGACCTCCCAGCGCCCCCCGCAGAAGCGTCGCCGTCGCCCGAATCGGAACCCGCACCGGGTGCAGAAGGCGCAGAAGCAGCACCGCCCGCAGCAGAACCGCATGGCCACCCGCGACGAAACGTCCGCGGGCGGCCTCGTCGTCTCCGGACTGGCGGAGGCGGTCAACGACGCCGGCGAGGTCGACCTCAGCCGTATCTACGTCGCCCTGATCGGCCGTCTGGACCGCCGGGGACGTCTCCTGTGGTCGATGCCGAAGGGCCACGTGGAGCCGGGGGAGAACCGCCGCGCCACCGCGGAGCGTGAGGTGTGGGAGGAGACCGGCGTGTACGGCGAGGCCTTCGCGGACCTCGGCGTCATCGACTACTGGTTCGTCTCCGAGGGGGTGCGCATCCACAAGACGGTGCACCACCACCTGCTCCGTTTCGTCGACGGCGACCTCAACGACGATGACCCGGAGGTGACCGAGGTGGCGTGGATCCCGGTGTCCGAGCTCATCGAGCACCTGGCCTACGCGGACGAGCGCAAGCTGGCGCGCACCGCCCATGACCTCCTGCCGGAGCTGGCACGGGAGGAGAAGGCCGCGGGAAGGGCGACCCCACGGTGA